One stretch of Rhodoferax lithotrophicus DNA includes these proteins:
- the mog gene encoding molybdopterin adenylyltransferase: MAEPTVNPFPPIKIGIVSVSDRASSGIYVDKGVPALQNWLKRAVKNPMQFEPRLISDEQATISATLMELVEAGCALVLTTGGTGPALRDVTPEATLAIAHKVMPGFGEQMRQISLNFVPTAILSRQVAVIRDQTLIINLPGQPKSIAETLEGLRDTDGKSLVPGIFAAVPYCVDLIGGPYIETHEAVCQAFRPKTAIRTFGQEP, from the coding sequence ATGGCTGAGCCCACTGTCAACCCATTTCCACCCATCAAAATTGGCATCGTCTCGGTCAGCGACCGTGCCTCCAGTGGTATCTATGTCGACAAGGGTGTGCCAGCCCTGCAGAACTGGCTGAAACGGGCTGTCAAAAACCCGATGCAATTTGAGCCCCGGCTGATTTCGGATGAGCAAGCCACCATCAGTGCTACCCTGATGGAACTGGTCGAAGCTGGCTGCGCCCTGGTCTTGACCACTGGCGGCACAGGCCCGGCACTGCGCGATGTAACGCCGGAAGCCACGCTGGCTATTGCACACAAGGTCATGCCCGGTTTTGGCGAACAAATGCGGCAGATCAGCTTGAACTTCGTGCCTACAGCCATCCTGTCACGCCAAGTGGCGGTGATTCGCGATCAAACACTCATCATCAATCTGCCTGGTCAACCGAAATCGATTGCTGAAACACTCGAAGGCCTGCGTGATACCGATGGGAAATCTTTAGTGCCTGGTATTTTTGCTGCCGTGCCCTACTGCGTTGATCTGATTGGCGGGCCCTACATTGAAACCCATGAAGCGGTATGCCAAGCCTTCAGACCCAAAACCGCCATCCGCACATTTGGGCAAGAGCCATAG
- a CDS encoding amino acid ABC transporter permease produces MNSTTFRPIPPRPAPINTEGPVAWVRSNLLADWKTSLATVAICAVLLWLLPQILNWAIIKAVWANNYEACRAEGAGACWGVINEKYRIIIFGRYPFEEHWRPLVATTLLIGLLVASCMRMFWKAWLPLLWVVVMGIFFTVMYGNTLGLSKVETDRWGGLPLTILLASISLVASFPIALLVALGRRSNLPAIRSFCTIYVELIRGVPLISVLFMASFMFPLFMPPNVKIDVLVRVLVGITLFSAAYMAEVIRGGLQAIPKGQVEAAATLGLSYWQTQRKIVLPQALAMVVPGIMNNFISTFKDTSLVTIVSLYELTGAMSLALNSDSNWRPFTIEGYIFIALIYFVFCFSMSRYSHWVEKQVNKNKLR; encoded by the coding sequence ATGAACTCAACCACTTTTCGCCCCATTCCACCACGTCCGGCCCCAATCAACACCGAAGGCCCGGTGGCCTGGGTCAGATCGAACTTGCTGGCCGACTGGAAAACCTCACTCGCCACCGTTGCCATCTGCGCGGTGCTGCTCTGGCTGCTACCCCAAATTCTCAACTGGGCGATTATCAAAGCTGTCTGGGCCAATAACTATGAAGCTTGCCGGGCTGAGGGTGCCGGTGCTTGCTGGGGTGTGATCAACGAAAAATACCGCATCATCATCTTTGGCCGTTACCCATTTGAAGAACACTGGCGCCCCCTGGTAGCAACCACGTTGCTGATTGGGTTGCTGGTGGCCAGCTGCATGCGTATGTTCTGGAAAGCCTGGTTACCACTGCTGTGGGTCGTGGTGATGGGCATTTTCTTCACGGTGATGTATGGCAACACCTTGGGCCTGAGCAAAGTCGAAACTGACCGCTGGGGTGGCCTGCCATTGACCATCTTGCTGGCATCCATCTCCCTGGTGGCATCTTTCCCGATCGCGCTGCTGGTGGCACTGGGACGGCGTTCCAACCTGCCAGCCATTCGCAGCTTTTGCACTATTTATGTGGAGCTCATCCGTGGCGTGCCGTTGATCTCGGTACTGTTCATGGCATCATTCATGTTCCCACTGTTCATGCCACCCAATGTCAAGATTGACGTACTGGTGCGGGTACTGGTCGGCATCACCCTGTTTTCTGCAGCCTACATGGCTGAAGTAATTCGCGGCGGCTTGCAGGCTATTCCCAAGGGCCAAGTGGAGGCAGCGGCCACTTTGGGCCTGTCTTACTGGCAAACCCAGCGCAAGATTGTGCTGCCACAAGCCTTGGCCATGGTAGTGCCGGGCATCATGAACAACTTCATCTCCACCTTCAAGGACACCTCACTGGTCACCATTGTGAGCTTGTACGAGTTGACCGGTGCCATGAGTCTGGCACTCAACTCTGACTCCAACTGGCGCCCCTTCACCATTGAAGGCTACATCTTCATCGCCCTGATTTACTTTGTATTCTGTTTCTCGATGTCGCGCTACAGCCACTGGGTTGAGAAACAAGTTAATAAAAACAAGCTGCGCTGA
- a CDS encoding RNA methyltransferase gives MQTRFILINTSHAGNVGAAARAMKTMGFDDLVLVAPRWANVLNREETIQRASGALDVLKNARIVDTLDEALEGMTHLCATAMTPRDFGPPTTTPRQHFDLLLKSELLAQDGQALDAKNACNTGVAFLFGSERFGMRNEDVYRCHVCLSIPSNPKFGSLNLGAALQVIAYDWREALAAYPVQAATDAPVLADAAQVSGMLTHLEQALTQIGFLDPQSPKKLMPRLNQLFNRAQLTQEEIHILRGMAKMMLKPQSPSTSGVDFKD, from the coding sequence ATGCAGACGCGATTTATCCTGATCAACACCAGCCATGCTGGCAATGTAGGTGCAGCAGCACGTGCCATGAAAACCATGGGTTTTGACGACCTGGTGCTGGTGGCTCCGCGCTGGGCCAATGTGCTCAACCGTGAAGAGACCATCCAGCGCGCCAGTGGGGCACTGGATGTGCTGAAAAATGCCCGCATTGTGGACACGCTGGATGAGGCGCTGGAGGGTATGACCCACCTGTGCGCTACGGCCATGACCCCGCGTGACTTTGGCCCACCCACCACCACGCCCCGTCAACATTTTGATTTGCTATTGAAATCAGAGCTATTAGCGCAAGATGGACAAGCGCTAGATGCTAAAAATGCTTGTAACACTGGCGTGGCTTTCTTGTTTGGTTCGGAACGCTTCGGCATGCGCAACGAAGACGTGTACCGTTGCCATGTGTGCCTGAGCATTCCCAGCAACCCCAAATTTGGCTCGCTGAATCTGGGTGCCGCGCTGCAGGTGATTGCCTATGACTGGCGTGAAGCGCTTGCCGCTTATCCGGTGCAGGCCGCCACAGATGCCCCGGTGCTGGCCGATGCTGCGCAGGTGTCTGGTATGTTGACACATCTGGAGCAGGCACTCACCCAAATAGGTTTTCTGGACCCGCAGTCACCCAAAAAACTGATGCCGCGCTTGAATCAGTTGTTTAACCGTGCGCAGTTGACCCAGGAAGAGATTCATATTTTGCGCGGCATGGCCAAGATGATGCTCAAACCGCAATCCCCGTCGACTTCAGGGGTTGACTTCAAAGATTAG
- the pmbA gene encoding metalloprotease PmbA, which yields MKKSNTSSRVRAASRPSAPSAAQADRGFAYSRAFFEGLVDSALQHAKKLGATDAAAQASEGCGLSVSVRKGELENVERNRDKSLGITVHVGQRRGNASTSDFSQVAIEQTVQAAFDIARFTAEDPFAALPDEADIAQPQEQRTDLELFFPWEVTSEQAAQIALATEAAAMQVDKRITNSEGAGVSAQQSHFFSAHTHGFRGGYASSRHSLSVSPIAGKGDDMQRDAWYSSQRDAIDLASPEAVGRYAAERALSRLRARKIATTECPVLFESPLAAGLLGSFVQAISGGALYRKSSFLMNSLGKQVLPKHIDILEDPFVKRGKGSSPFDDEGVRVQARSVVEAGKVQGYFLGSYSARKLGMKTTGNAGGSHNLTLTSRLTRAGDNLDAMLEKLGTGLLVTELMGSGVNYVTGDYSRGASGFWVEKGRIVYPVHEITIAGNMKTMLKEIVAVGADSYNYGAKSVGSILIKRMKVAGS from the coding sequence ATGAAAAAATCCAACACATCTTCTCGCGTGCGGGCCGCAAGTCGTCCGTCTGCCCCCTCTGCAGCTCAGGCTGACAGGGGTTTTGCCTACAGTCGGGCCTTTTTTGAAGGCTTGGTGGACAGTGCCTTGCAGCATGCCAAGAAACTGGGGGCGACGGATGCCGCCGCACAGGCCTCTGAAGGCTGCGGGCTGAGTGTGTCGGTGCGCAAGGGTGAGCTGGAGAATGTGGAGCGTAATCGTGACAAATCGCTGGGCATCACGGTGCATGTGGGGCAGCGTCGGGGCAATGCCAGCACGTCGGATTTTTCCCAGGTTGCAATTGAGCAAACCGTGCAAGCCGCCTTTGACATTGCCCGTTTTACCGCTGAAGACCCGTTTGCCGCACTGCCTGATGAAGCCGACATTGCCCAACCTCAAGAGCAGCGCACTGATCTTGAGCTGTTTTTCCCGTGGGAAGTCACCAGCGAACAAGCTGCCCAAATTGCATTGGCCACCGAGGCAGCCGCCATGCAGGTAGACAAGCGTATTACCAACAGTGAAGGGGCTGGCGTGTCGGCCCAGCAGTCACATTTTTTCAGCGCGCATACGCATGGATTTCGCGGTGGTTATGCCAGTTCGCGGCATTCCTTGTCCGTCTCGCCTATTGCGGGCAAGGGCGACGATATGCAGCGTGATGCCTGGTACAGCTCGCAACGTGATGCCATTGACTTGGCTAGTCCTGAGGCCGTGGGGCGGTATGCCGCTGAGCGCGCCTTGAGCCGCTTGAGGGCGCGCAAAATTGCCACCACAGAATGCCCGGTGCTGTTTGAGTCTCCTTTGGCCGCGGGCCTGCTTGGCAGCTTTGTGCAAGCCATCAGCGGGGGAGCGTTGTACCGCAAGAGCAGTTTTTTGATGAATAGCCTGGGTAAACAAGTGCTGCCCAAGCATATTGACATTCTGGAAGACCCGTTTGTGAAACGTGGCAAGGGCAGTTCACCGTTTGATGACGAAGGTGTGCGTGTCCAAGCTCGTAGTGTGGTGGAAGCTGGCAAGGTGCAGGGTTACTTTTTGGGTAGTTATTCGGCGCGCAAACTCGGCATGAAAACGACCGGTAATGCGGGCGGCTCGCATAACCTGACCCTGACCTCACGCCTGACCCGTGCCGGTGATAACCTGGATGCCATGCTGGAAAAGTTAGGCACGGGATTGTTGGTGACAGAGTTGATGGGCAGCGGCGTGAACTATGTCACCGGAGACTATTCACGCGGGGCGAGTGGCTTCTGGGTAGAAAAAGGCCGCATTGTTTACCCGGTGCATGAAATCACCATTGCCGGCAACATGAAAACCATGCTCAAAGAAATTGTGGCAGTGGGTGCAGACAGTTACAACTATGGAGCCAAATCCGTGGGGTCGATACTGATCAAACGTATGAAAGTAGCTGGTAGCTGA
- the yjgA gene encoding ribosome biogenesis factor YjgA — protein sequence MSRKLKKGYFVRGEFVAEGSERDIELKAELKGTDEQSRTDLKRESTELQKLGADLLTLRADLLAGLELSDKFKDAIADAKRITNFEGKRRQMQFIGKLMRQLEPQVVEAVRAALDEQANGSNAEKLALHQAEVWRDRLITDEAAAAQWINLNPGCDTQQLRALIRQARKDAKPEKPGAAVRHGRAYRDIFQLVREALSDVPQREPDPPIFNPAKEAS from the coding sequence ATGTCAAGAAAACTCAAAAAAGGCTATTTTGTACGCGGTGAGTTCGTGGCCGAAGGCAGCGAACGCGATATTGAGCTCAAAGCCGAGCTCAAGGGCACCGATGAACAAAGCCGCACCGACCTCAAACGTGAAAGCACCGAGCTGCAAAAGCTGGGCGCTGATTTACTCACCCTGCGTGCCGACCTGCTGGCAGGCCTTGAACTGTCCGACAAGTTCAAGGATGCCATTGCGGATGCCAAACGCATCACCAACTTTGAGGGCAAACGCCGTCAAATGCAGTTTATTGGCAAACTGATGCGTCAACTGGAACCCCAGGTGGTTGAAGCTGTACGTGCCGCACTGGACGAACAAGCCAACGGCTCCAACGCCGAAAAGCTGGCACTACACCAAGCCGAGGTGTGGCGTGACCGGCTGATTACGGACGAAGCTGCTGCCGCCCAATGGATCAACCTGAACCCCGGCTGCGACACCCAGCAGCTGCGCGCCCTGATCCGCCAGGCCCGCAAGGATGCCAAGCCTGAAAAACCCGGTGCAGCCGTGCGCCATGGCCGCGCCTACCGTGATATTTTTCAACTGGTGCGTGAGGCACTCAGCGACGTACCACAACGCGAACCAGACCCACCCATCTTCAACCCTGCCAAGGAGGCTTCATAA
- a CDS encoding HDOD domain-containing protein, whose product MPHFFQRLVSKIFGHSLWQPARGKVVHRPSELSHSLESGKLPEVVEEVVIQTLGPRRPLIAADGAIAGFEFCIHGDVLQRLVQRADQRGWSAQVAAVLASARLTALSGRVGFVRLPINWLVHANGVEVCPGIWIGLDSAVGKSDLAGQMPEVLQTLQTLRASGVQLGWDVSVMPDVCRDFVLLHQGRQPMGQLLRGISSWPHALQRLAVLVTDVACLEDLETALEKGIQFACGALAPMAGGQGQEVREFLPVPPEMHRVAMLLNQLVTGTETATIVSSIKGDVGLSLRLLKRIHSASYAQLKADADIEHAVMLLGRNELYRWLSILLVQFAGYHKASSALQEITLWRARLLELLALECHEDTPGQFFTLGLASMLSVMLKINPKDVVTMLNLPEQARQVLLEHTGPWADYLQILERVEQQQLDAPAAPVSRWGGAGRVLTLSDEAWAWASTQNKW is encoded by the coding sequence ATGCCTCATTTTTTCCAGCGTCTCGTGTCCAAAATTTTTGGACATTCGCTTTGGCAGCCCGCAAGGGGGAAGGTGGTGCATCGTCCGTCAGAGCTTTCGCATAGCCTGGAGTCCGGCAAATTGCCAGAGGTCGTGGAAGAGGTTGTGATTCAGACACTCGGGCCGCGGCGGCCATTGATCGCCGCTGATGGCGCCATTGCGGGTTTTGAGTTTTGCATTCACGGTGATGTCCTCCAACGTTTGGTACAACGCGCCGATCAACGCGGCTGGTCGGCTCAGGTGGCCGCGGTGTTGGCGTCGGCTCGCTTGACGGCGTTATCTGGACGAGTGGGGTTTGTCCGCTTGCCAATCAACTGGCTGGTTCATGCGAACGGTGTAGAAGTGTGTCCAGGTATCTGGATTGGCCTGGATAGTGCCGTTGGTAAGTCCGATCTGGCTGGACAGATGCCTGAAGTGTTGCAAACGCTGCAAACCCTGCGTGCCAGTGGCGTGCAACTTGGCTGGGATGTGTCGGTGATGCCAGATGTTTGTCGCGACTTTGTTTTGTTGCATCAAGGCCGCCAGCCCATGGGGCAGCTGCTGCGGGGTATCTCCAGCTGGCCTCATGCATTGCAGAGGCTTGCCGTGCTGGTTACGGATGTTGCTTGCCTGGAGGATCTGGAAACCGCGCTGGAGAAGGGTATCCAGTTTGCTTGTGGAGCGTTGGCTCCCATGGCGGGTGGTCAAGGTCAAGAAGTGCGCGAGTTTTTACCTGTGCCACCAGAAATGCATCGTGTGGCCATGTTATTAAATCAGTTGGTGACCGGGACTGAGACAGCAACCATTGTGAGTAGCATCAAGGGTGACGTGGGTTTGTCACTACGCTTGCTCAAACGCATCCACAGTGCAAGTTACGCCCAACTCAAAGCAGATGCCGACATTGAGCATGCCGTCATGTTGTTGGGCCGCAATGAGCTGTACCGCTGGTTGTCCATACTGCTGGTGCAGTTTGCGGGGTATCACAAGGCATCTTCTGCTTTGCAGGAAATTACCCTGTGGCGTGCGCGTTTGTTGGAGTTGCTGGCACTTGAATGCCATGAAGACACACCGGGTCAGTTTTTTACGCTGGGACTGGCTTCCATGCTTAGCGTGATGCTGAAAATCAATCCGAAGGATGTGGTCACCATGTTGAACCTGCCTGAGCAGGCGCGGCAAGTCTTGCTGGAGCATACAGGCCCTTGGGCTGACTATTTGCAAATCCTTGAGCGGGTTGAGCAGCAACAGCTTGACGCACCCGCGGCCCCCGTGTCACGTTGGGGTGGAGCGGGCCGTGTGTTGACCCTCTCCGATGAAGCCTGGGCTTGGGCGAGTACGCAAAATAAATGGTAG
- a CDS encoding response regulator: MPQLFAHNTLDRANSDVVLIVDDVPDNLAVLHDALDESGYTVLVALSGVAALQRAAQALPDIVLLDAMMPGMDGFEVARQLKAMPQTAHIPIVFMTGLTETEHLVAALEAGGVDYVTKPIKPKEVLARMQVHLQGAREKRQARSALDAFGYASITVRVSDGRLMWQTPLARAWLLRYYGTDAPTTPLPVLAWLRRHVDSQDMLNEPPRLSIEHGSHRLTFRLHQQIGDSEGGGDWLIIMQEVSEDSVIEAIALSFKLTPKEAEVLYWVVKGKINRDIGDILGSSPMTVKKHLERVFVKLGVETRTAAAAMAMRRIRQLQPQFEA; encoded by the coding sequence ATGCCCCAACTCTTTGCACACAACACCCTTGACCGCGCCAACAGTGATGTGGTGCTGATCGTGGACGACGTGCCTGATAACCTGGCCGTGCTGCATGACGCGCTGGATGAATCTGGCTACACCGTGCTGGTGGCGCTCAGTGGTGTGGCGGCCTTGCAGCGTGCTGCCCAAGCCCTGCCGGACATTGTGCTGCTGGATGCCATGATGCCCGGTATGGACGGTTTTGAAGTGGCGCGCCAGCTCAAGGCCATGCCTCAAACGGCGCACATTCCGATTGTGTTCATGACCGGTCTGACCGAAACAGAACATTTGGTGGCCGCTCTGGAGGCGGGGGGCGTGGACTATGTCACCAAACCAATCAAACCCAAGGAGGTGCTGGCCCGCATGCAAGTCCATCTGCAGGGGGCACGGGAAAAACGTCAGGCCCGTAGCGCCCTGGATGCCTTTGGCTATGCCAGCATCACCGTACGTGTGTCGGATGGCCGTCTGATGTGGCAGACCCCGCTGGCGCGTGCGTGGCTGTTGCGCTACTACGGCACCGATGCGCCCACCACACCGTTGCCGGTGCTGGCCTGGCTGCGCCGCCATGTGGACAGCCAGGACATGCTGAACGAACCGCCGCGCCTGAGTATTGAACACGGCTCCCATCGCCTGACTTTTCGCTTGCATCAGCAAATTGGCGACAGTGAAGGTGGCGGGGACTGGTTGATCATCATGCAGGAGGTGAGTGAAGACAGCGTGATTGAAGCCATCGCCCTGAGCTTCAAACTCACGCCCAAAGAGGCCGAGGTGCTTTACTGGGTTGTCAAGGGCAAGATCAACCGGGACATTGGTGACATTTTGGGCAGCAGCCCGATGACCGTCAAAAAACACCTGGAGCGGGTGTTTGTCAAACTGGGTGTGGAAACCCGCACCGCTGCTGCTGCCATGGCCATGCGCCGGATCAGGCAGTTGCAGCCGCAGTTTGAAGCCTGA
- a CDS encoding inositol monophosphatase family protein, translated as MTTSNLHPMVNVAVKAARAAGTIINRAALDVESVRVSQKQVNDFVTEVDHASEKIIIETLLGAYPGHAIWAEESGREHGAQDSEFVWIIDPLDGTTNFIHGLPVYCVSIALAVKGKIEQAVIYDPTRNDLFTATKGRGAYLNNRRIRVAKRTRLQECLISTGFPYRQEDDINTYLRLMGDMMARTAGLRRPGAAALDLAYVAAGFTDGFFELGLQPWDVAAGSLLITEAGGLVGNFSGDANFLEQKECMAANPRIYGQMVALLGKYSKFADAGDKAAVRAAVAEMAKASPAVEAVEESTPANPASDAPF; from the coding sequence ATGACAACTTCAAACTTGCACCCCATGGTCAACGTGGCCGTGAAGGCCGCCCGCGCTGCAGGCACCATCATCAACCGCGCCGCACTGGACGTTGAATCGGTTCGTGTTTCACAAAAACAGGTCAATGATTTTGTGACCGAAGTCGACCACGCCTCAGAGAAAATCATCATTGAAACCCTGCTGGGAGCCTACCCTGGCCACGCCATCTGGGCGGAAGAATCAGGTCGTGAGCACGGTGCGCAAGACTCTGAGTTTGTCTGGATCATTGACCCGCTGGATGGCACCACCAACTTCATTCACGGTCTGCCTGTTTACTGCGTGAGTATTGCGCTGGCCGTCAAAGGCAAAATTGAACAAGCCGTCATCTACGACCCCACCCGCAATGACTTGTTCACCGCCACCAAAGGGCGCGGTGCTTACCTGAATAACCGCCGCATTCGGGTGGCCAAACGCACCCGCCTGCAAGAGTGCCTGATCTCCACGGGTTTTCCATACCGCCAGGAAGACGATATCAACACCTACCTGCGCCTGATGGGTGACATGATGGCGCGCACTGCCGGGCTGCGCCGCCCAGGGGCTGCGGCACTGGATCTGGCCTATGTGGCCGCCGGGTTTACCGACGGCTTTTTTGAGTTGGGCTTGCAACCCTGGGATGTGGCCGCAGGCTCGCTGCTGATCACCGAAGCTGGTGGTTTGGTGGGCAACTTCTCGGGCGATGCCAACTTTTTGGAGCAAAAAGAATGTATGGCCGCCAACCCGCGCATCTATGGCCAAATGGTGGCTTTGCTGGGCAAATACAGCAAGTTTGCTGACGCGGGGGACAAGGCTGCGGTACGTGCTGCGGTGGCTGAAATGGCCAAAGCAAGCCCCGCGGTTGAAGCAGTCGAAGAGTCAACACCCGCAAACCCGGCTTCTGACGCACCGTTTTAA
- a CDS encoding amino acid ABC transporter ATP-binding protein — MSDTKIIPPIITFDKVNKWYGNSFHVLRDIDLSVAKGERIVICGPSGSGKSTLIRCINRLEEHQQGHLIVDGVELTDDVKAIDQVRKEVGMVFQQFNLFPHLTVLENLTLSPMWVGKMPKKEAEEKAMHQLKRVRIAEQANKYPLQLSGGQQQRVAIARALCLKPKIMLFDEPTSALDPEMIKEVLDVMIAMADEGITMLCVTHEMGFAKAVADRVIFMDQGQIVEQNNPHDFFNNPQNERSKDFLSKILGH, encoded by the coding sequence ATGTCAGATACAAAAATCATCCCGCCAATCATCACCTTCGACAAAGTCAACAAATGGTATGGCAACAGCTTTCACGTGTTACGCGACATCGACCTGAGCGTGGCCAAGGGCGAACGCATCGTCATTTGCGGGCCGTCAGGCTCAGGTAAATCCACCTTGATCCGCTGCATCAATCGGCTTGAAGAACACCAGCAAGGCCACCTGATCGTCGACGGTGTTGAGCTGACCGACGATGTCAAGGCCATCGATCAGGTGCGCAAAGAAGTCGGTATGGTGTTCCAACAGTTCAACCTGTTCCCGCACCTTACCGTGCTGGAGAACCTGACACTCTCCCCGATGTGGGTCGGAAAAATGCCCAAGAAAGAAGCTGAAGAAAAGGCTATGCATCAGCTGAAACGGGTACGTATTGCAGAGCAAGCCAACAAATACCCACTGCAACTTTCGGGCGGACAGCAACAGCGTGTGGCGATTGCCCGCGCCCTGTGTTTAAAGCCCAAGATCATGCTGTTTGACGAACCAACCAGCGCCCTGGACCCTGAAATGATCAAGGAAGTGCTGGATGTGATGATCGCGATGGCTGACGAAGGCATCACCATGCTGTGTGTCACCCACGAGATGGGCTTTGCCAAAGCCGTGGCCGACCGCGTGATCTTTATGGACCAAGGTCAGATTGTTGAGCAGAACAACCCACACGACTTTTTCAACAATCCTCAAAACGAGCGCAGCAAAGACTTCTTGTCAAAAATTTTGGGGCATTAA
- the cysE gene encoding serine O-acetyltransferase — MFSRIKSDVQCILERDPAARSTWEVLTCYPGLHAVILHRLAHVFWTHGFKWLGRYTSHIARFLTGIEIHPGAKIGERVFFDHAMGVVVGETAEIGDDCTIYQGVTLGGTSLYKGAKRHPTLGRGVVIGAGAQVLGGFTVGDGAKVGSNAVVTKPVPARATAVGNPARIIQADQDIKREEVAAKMGFSAYGVTQNDDPLSQAMRGLIDSAASQEHQIAMLWKVIEQLNCPRQVASIVPVDAAKHEHFEADKLNQLVGK; from the coding sequence ATGTTTTCAAGAATCAAATCCGACGTTCAATGTATCCTGGAGCGCGACCCGGCGGCGCGCAGTACCTGGGAAGTGCTCACCTGTTACCCCGGTTTACATGCGGTGATCCTGCACCGTTTGGCGCATGTGTTCTGGACACATGGCTTCAAATGGCTGGGGCGCTACACCTCACACATCGCACGGTTCTTGACCGGTATTGAAATTCATCCCGGAGCCAAGATCGGTGAGCGGGTATTTTTTGACCATGCCATGGGTGTGGTGGTTGGGGAAACCGCTGAAATTGGCGACGACTGCACCATTTACCAGGGTGTCACGTTGGGTGGAACTTCGCTTTATAAGGGGGCCAAGCGGCATCCCACATTGGGGCGTGGCGTGGTGATTGGGGCCGGGGCCCAGGTGTTGGGTGGTTTTACCGTGGGAGATGGTGCCAAGGTGGGTTCCAACGCGGTGGTGACCAAACCGGTGCCAGCAAGGGCGACCGCAGTCGGTAATCCCGCTCGCATCATCCAGGCAGATCAAGACATCAAACGTGAGGAAGTGGCCGCCAAAATGGGCTTTTCAGCCTATGGTGTCACCCAAAACGACGACCCGCTCAGCCAGGCCATGCGTGGCTTGATTGACAGTGCCGCCAGTCAGGAGCACCAGATTGCCATGCTTTGGAAAGTTATTGAGCAACTGAACTGTCCGCGCCAAGTGGCCTCTATCGTGCCCGTGGATGCTGCCAAACATGAGCATTTTGAGGCGGATAAGCTCAATCAACTGGTCGGAAAGTAA